The following coding sequences are from one Trichocoleus sp. window:
- a CDS encoding FecR family protein, which yields MAGCWSSPVLAESPVTSAELYRVVNQVELNRQDQGQWARAAVGDSLVPRDAVRTAAQSRAEILFNEGTLVRTGEGTVFRFPPGRRSFELVDGSALFMIRPGQGDSRINTSQASVLAHGTALFVQHDASRNASIVGVLTNSPLGPVSVTNARGDVTVELQAGQFVSVIDGVIGLVETFLLPIVYQSVDLASGLGVGQESFIAQQSPAVQETINAVRAETLEPLANQVAWIQGFCSANVGTLQDVLQSSPLARLLLPSSIPPPQVTIQMPQSDLLVTPMRSLTGLLWLGNYCQNSPR from the coding sequence TTGGCTGGTTGTTGGAGCAGCCCAGTTCTGGCTGAATCTCCGGTGACGAGTGCCGAGCTTTACCGAGTGGTCAATCAGGTTGAGCTGAATCGTCAGGATCAAGGACAGTGGGCGCGTGCTGCTGTTGGCGATTCACTGGTTCCACGCGATGCTGTCAGAACTGCGGCACAGTCGAGAGCAGAGATATTGTTTAACGAAGGAACCCTGGTGCGAACAGGCGAAGGCACTGTCTTTCGATTTCCTCCTGGTCGGCGCAGCTTTGAGCTAGTGGATGGCTCCGCACTCTTCATGATTCGACCCGGACAAGGCGACAGCCGCATTAACACCTCTCAGGCGTCAGTCCTCGCTCATGGTACAGCCTTGTTTGTGCAGCATGACGCCAGCCGAAATGCATCGATCGTCGGAGTCTTAACGAATAGCCCACTGGGTCCAGTCAGCGTGACCAATGCTAGGGGAGACGTGACGGTGGAGCTGCAAGCGGGTCAGTTTGTTTCTGTGATTGATGGTGTGATTGGGCTAGTCGAAACTTTTCTATTGCCCATTGTCTACCAAAGCGTTGATCTCGCATCTGGTTTAGGCGTTGGGCAAGAAAGCTTCATTGCTCAACAATCGCCTGCTGTTCAGGAGACGATCAATGCTGTTCGGGCTGAAACACTAGAACCTTTGGCAAACCAAGTTGCCTGGATACAAGGGTTTTGTAGTGCGAATGTGGGAACGCTACAGGATGTTCTGCAAAGCTCGCCACTGGCGCGACTGCTATTGCCTAGCTCAATTCCACCGCCACAAGTCACAATTCAAATGCCACAAAGCGATCTATTAGTAACGCCAATGCGATCGTTAACTGGATTGCTATGGCTAGGAAATTACTGCCAGAACAGCCCCCGTTAG
- a CDS encoding sigma-70 family RNA polymerase sigma factor, with protein sequence MQSRKSLLELFSTFMQFEDDQFSRWATDWKLRRNMSRCQEQLSAESEFSENFWVIYWCKRWQTQGIDLERDHLAAYLQEVCYWTSRKTIASFSIAQYTLSDCFQVAISRVDKVLKGFNPDYGKELKTYASVSFSSILRDFLKQRSVIDICSDWSLLRKLSQKRLISALQNAGLPPERISAYVLAWQCLKLVQVPAQPSSTRSLPKPNDEAWQTVARLYNSDRLSQSPPAPECSPAVLEKWMHECVKAARSYLYPTTTSINAPRAGQEAGELIDTLVGDTKDSLLNELIVAEEQQTRQTQQDQISQVLKTSLATLEPSVQQLLELYYAQGLTQQEMAKRLDMKQYTISRRFSKAREVLLLALTEWSRDVLHITPSPDVLKGISALLEEWLTTHYHHPDLSSLQTSGYDT encoded by the coding sequence ATGCAATCTCGCAAAAGTCTTTTAGAACTCTTTTCGACATTCATGCAATTCGAGGATGACCAGTTCAGTCGTTGGGCAACAGATTGGAAACTGCGCCGCAATATGAGCCGTTGCCAGGAGCAGCTTAGTGCCGAGTCAGAATTTTCAGAAAATTTTTGGGTGATTTATTGGTGTAAACGTTGGCAAACCCAGGGGATCGATCTGGAACGAGACCACCTGGCGGCTTATTTACAGGAAGTTTGTTATTGGACTTCGCGGAAAACGATCGCCAGTTTCAGCATCGCCCAATATACGCTTTCAGATTGTTTTCAGGTGGCAATCTCCCGGGTTGATAAGGTGCTGAAAGGCTTCAACCCAGACTATGGCAAAGAACTCAAAACCTATGCCAGCGTTTCGTTTAGCAGTATCCTGCGCGATTTTCTGAAGCAGCGATCGGTGATTGACATCTGCTCAGACTGGTCACTGTTACGGAAACTGAGCCAGAAGCGGCTGATTTCTGCCCTTCAAAATGCGGGGCTGCCGCCTGAAAGAATTTCAGCCTACGTCTTAGCCTGGCAATGTCTCAAACTGGTACAGGTTCCTGCACAACCTAGCTCAACTCGCAGCTTGCCCAAACCCAACGATGAAGCATGGCAGACGGTGGCGCGGCTCTACAACAGCGATCGTCTTAGCCAATCTCCTCCAGCCCCAGAGTGCAGCCCAGCAGTGCTAGAAAAATGGATGCATGAGTGTGTCAAAGCTGCCCGGTCTTATCTTTATCCTACAACCACATCCATTAATGCTCCCAGAGCCGGACAAGAAGCGGGCGAGCTGATCGATACCTTAGTTGGAGATACCAAAGACTCGCTTCTGAATGAGTTAATCGTTGCGGAAGAGCAACAAACGCGGCAGACCCAGCAAGACCAAATTAGTCAAGTTTTGAAAACATCCCTCGCAACGTTAGAGCCTTCGGTGCAACAACTTCTGGAGCTATATTATGCTCAAGGACTCACCCAGCAAGAAATGGCGAAACGGTTGGATATGAAGCAATACACTATCTCACGCCGCTTTTCTAAAGCCAGAGAAGTCTTGCTGCTGGCTCTAACTGAATGGAGCCGAGACGTACTGCATATTACTCCTTCACCTGACGTACTCAAAGGTATCAGTGCGCTGCTGGAAGAATGGCTGACAACTCACTACCATCATCCAGACTTGTCCTCCTTACAAACGAGCGGATATGACACCTAA
- a CDS encoding DUF3365 domain-containing protein translates to MLKNLKLRQKFTVFLSLILLVGLSLSGVALSAVLRENAKNDIANTAQMMMETMTSVRAYTDTQVNPQLVDKLDTEFLPQSVPAYSAREVFEILRKNPDYRDFFYKEATLNPTNLRDKVDSFEEKLVNRFRNEKDLKELRGFRSMSGGDVFYIARPLAIQKQSCLQCHSTVEAAPKSMIDRYGTENGFGWQLNEIVSAKIVSVPASKVLEKAYHSSFLVIGIVSLLFIIIIALVNILLNRHVIRPLKRLTAVAEEISMGHVDAEFGKLPNDEIGTLGKAFKRMQLSLAMAMKRLSRSQGEKSNA, encoded by the coding sequence ATGCTAAAAAACCTGAAACTAAGACAAAAGTTTACAGTATTTCTCTCTTTGATTCTGCTGGTTGGTTTGTCATTAAGTGGCGTCGCGCTCTCTGCCGTTCTCAGAGAGAATGCCAAAAACGATATTGCTAATACTGCACAGATGATGATGGAAACCATGACTTCTGTGCGAGCCTATACCGATACTCAAGTCAACCCACAACTTGTAGATAAGCTAGACACTGAATTTTTGCCTCAAAGTGTACCGGCTTACTCGGCACGTGAAGTGTTTGAGATCTTAAGGAAAAATCCAGATTATCGTGATTTCTTTTACAAAGAAGCAACCCTTAATCCAACGAATCTGCGCGACAAGGTAGACAGCTTTGAGGAGAAACTGGTTAATCGATTCAGAAACGAAAAAGATCTGAAAGAACTGCGGGGATTTCGCTCAATGTCTGGCGGAGATGTTTTTTACATTGCCCGTCCGCTAGCAATTCAAAAACAAAGTTGTCTTCAGTGCCATAGCACCGTTGAAGCTGCTCCCAAAAGTATGATCGATCGCTATGGAACCGAGAACGGATTTGGTTGGCAATTGAATGAAATTGTGAGCGCAAAAATCGTTTCTGTTCCGGCGAGCAAAGTGCTGGAAAAAGCGTATCACTCTTCTTTCCTGGTGATTGGGATTGTTTCCCTGCTGTTTATTATCATTATTGCTCTCGTCAACATTCTGCTTAATCGGCATGTGATCCGACCGCTCAAACGCCTGACTGCTGTTGCAGAAGAAATTAGTATGGGACATGTAGACGCTGAGTTTGGAAAGCTGCCAAATGATGAAATTGGTACGCTCGGCAAAGCCTTCAAACGGATGCAGTTAAGCTTGGCGATGGCAATGAAGCGGTTGAGTCGGAGTCAGGGCGAAAAAAGC
- a CDS encoding DUF1822 family protein → MTPNSDLFNPVSHYLELSSTALAQAWQQSQFGSTAASRWNAYLNQVSLDAILPWLRNERDARATVWTNPGALPSFWEVVNGTAIVLNNKKLVLIPSEAIDTSELRVPQEWVDIPGWAADYYLAVQVDPDELSIKLWGYCTHQQLKTEGEYIPGDRTYTLDEDQLIPDLSLLWVTAQVFAEPTRAAVPSLPKLALTQAESLLQRLGNPAVLEPRLAVPFHLWGALLEHGGWRQRLLEKRQGIPEQRSIVQWLQSGISNLGQLTWTQIQFQPSGAGARSTETPLSTTALSRQLTIAGQAYTLRILPIGSPDARNWRFELRSASPGNLIPSGFKLRLLTEDLQPFEGSEDVANTAVAELYIDVTLAPEEGIVWEVEPTPETYDQEILRF, encoded by the coding sequence ATGACACCTAACTCAGACCTCTTTAACCCCGTCTCCCATTATCTAGAACTGTCATCGACCGCTTTAGCCCAAGCTTGGCAGCAAAGCCAGTTTGGCAGTACGGCAGCGAGTCGCTGGAATGCTTATCTCAATCAGGTCAGCCTGGATGCTATTTTGCCCTGGCTGCGAAATGAGCGAGATGCAAGGGCAACCGTTTGGACAAATCCAGGTGCACTCCCTAGCTTCTGGGAAGTCGTGAATGGAACGGCGATCGTCCTCAACAACAAAAAACTGGTGCTGATTCCCAGTGAAGCTATTGATACAAGTGAACTGCGCGTTCCTCAAGAGTGGGTGGACATTCCAGGCTGGGCAGCCGATTATTATTTGGCAGTCCAGGTTGATCCGGATGAGTTATCGATCAAGCTTTGGGGATACTGCACCCATCAGCAGCTTAAGACGGAGGGAGAGTATATTCCGGGCGATCGGACCTATACCCTGGATGAAGATCAGCTCATTCCCGATCTCAGCCTGCTTTGGGTGACTGCTCAGGTCTTTGCAGAACCCACCAGAGCCGCTGTTCCGTCGCTGCCCAAGCTGGCACTAACTCAAGCTGAATCCCTCTTACAACGATTGGGCAACCCTGCCGTATTAGAGCCTCGTTTAGCTGTTCCGTTTCACCTCTGGGGTGCTTTGCTAGAGCATGGAGGCTGGAGACAACGCTTATTAGAGAAGCGACAAGGGATTCCAGAGCAGCGATCGATCGTGCAATGGCTTCAGTCTGGTATTTCCAACCTGGGGCAGCTCACCTGGACACAAATTCAGTTTCAACCAAGTGGAGCAGGGGCTAGAAGTACCGAAACCCCGCTCTCAACCACGGCACTTTCGCGTCAACTCACGATTGCTGGGCAAGCATACACTTTACGAATTTTACCGATCGGCAGCCCTGACGCAAGAAATTGGCGGTTTGAGCTACGCAGTGCCTCTCCCGGTAACCTGATCCCCTCAGGCTTCAAGCTCAGACTGTTGACCGAAGACCTGCAACCCTTCGAAGGCAGCGAAGATGTTGCTAATACAGCAGTTGCAGAACTCTACATTGATGTGACCCTTGCACCCGAAGAAGGGATCGTGTGGGAAGTTGAGCCAACTCCAGAAACTTACGATCAGGAAATTTTACGGTTTTAG